A segment of the Populus alba chromosome 9, ASM523922v2, whole genome shotgun sequence genome:
AGGAAAAGATCTATAATCCCTCCCATGAAATCTATTATTTAGAGATTATTTGACAATATAGttgtgattactttttaaataatttttcatatcaaaatgtatgttaattatattttatttaattttttaaaaattatttttgatatcaatacatcaaaataatttaaaaatacttaaaaatatattaatttaaagttaataaaaaataaaaaaaaattcaatttttttcaaaaacaaattcaaaacacaaaaacaaacaagtttaaAACCCTCAATaacagtaaaataaataaattgaacctTGGTTCATGCTCAAGTTAGTATAATAAGTTGATGCAACAAATCATTCAGCTAGCACTTTTttctatcatattaaaaaaaattataatctaagTCAAaactagttttaaattttgatgaaaatataaaaatggcCTTCTGATATTAATAACTTAGGTTCCTTTTTTCTATCTTCAAATTCCTAATTCTAAATCTCTACAAATCCCTAACTTCCACTTTCTTGTCTCCTTAACCACCACTCTTCTTGAATCTTGATGGTTTAAAGAAAATCACCACAAGCTACCCACAATTGATGTTGATagattagaaattattttatttttaaagaaaatcataacAAACTACCCGCAACAACTCCAAGACTGAACCAGACCTAAACACCCGAGCTATACAATCAGACCATCACCAGCCAAGCTACTAGAACCAACAGATTAGCCCTGCGTACCATGCACCGACGGAGCCAAGTCTCGAGCCAGACTAGCACATCTAGCAAAAACCCACCCACACATAAACCTTCCACGCCTGAATCTTGTGAGGTTAATTAGTGGAGACAGAggagaaaacaaagaacataCATAAATTACAAGGGCACtttgaatattaaattaattataattatatctaatttgtaatattttaaagtgttttttagtgATGGATCGTGTTCATGTGTTTCTGACTTAGTATATATAATAATGGTgtcaactatatatattaacCATAGTATATAAAATGTAAGTTtttaaacatgaaagaaaacgTGTAATCTGGAATCAGtgtaaacaaatttaatttaattttccacGGTCCAATCTAATGCATGTGGGCACATGCAAGTCACGTGATCCCAGATTTATAACTCTTTATTATGTTAACATTTTACCTCATCAAAAACTTTCTATAGAAGGAAGGAATAGGAATCCAAATGGATAACAATATAAAGGCTGGAATCATTTTTTTAAGGCAATTTTTGTCAATAAATTTAGCAGAACAGGCCTGAGCCCACGTATACAAGCCATCGAAAAATAGCCGCAGACTCTAGCTACTAAGATTGCCGTATTTATCTACTTCAGGCTAGTCGGaccaatatataaaaataaaacgcaAACTAGCCCACACCTGGCCTTTCTGTATAAGAgagcaaatattaaaaaaggaaagCCCAGCCCATAAAACGGAGCATTGGGAAACACACAAAAATTATACCGAAAGCGCACAAGGGCAGGAGCAGAAAGCCCTTTTTCTTACTTTCGCAGCGACGGTGGCCCAGATTTAGAGGCTtcttccaccaccaccaccactatcaaccgcttttttcttcttcctcctcttcgctcctaaaaaattatcttcCTCTCTCCGCATCAAAACTCTGTTTTGCTCTCCTGTGCAGAAACTAAAACTATAAGCAGCAAGAATAAAAGGCTAAGGTCAGTTCTCTGAACTAAAAATATCTCAGTTTCATTTTTGTATATATTCGTTTTTTATTATCCTTTCCTCCAGAAAACTGTAAAAGAGAAACTAAATCCGCCGAGAAAAGTTGAGGGTTATGGTTTTTcatgcttttgttttgtttgagctTAAAAGGAATGCAACGTAGAAATGTCGCCCGAGTGAGGTTCCTTAATCGATTTGCATTCTTTTTTGAGCTGTTTGGATGCCAAGAAactgcaagaaaacaaaaaaagaagagagaagaaagaaacagctGGAGTTTtagattgatattattttttaaaattttagctttGCAATCTAATGCTCAAGTTAGCTATGTATAGATTAGTTTCTGCTAAGTAAAAATGTGcataaaaagagagaatgagCAGAGGAATAAGTGAGCAGAGGAATATGTTTTCAAGGTCCTATTAGCTTAGTGATAAATAATTGCAAGGGAATGAGGGTTGAGATTTTCGACCACAGAggcaaatatttattatattcaagAATTTATCATTTATTCCTGATAATTGATGCTAGCTAGGTTTGCAAAATTTTAATAACTGGTAAAAAGATGTGTGCTGATGCCAATTGTTGCAAGTGTGCAATTAAGGTTGTGTCTCTAAACTTACTCGTCGTTTACATGGAGATGCATATGTTTTGTAGTGTTtaacttgtttaatagcattGTATTAGTGAACAGTGAACAATTAACGTAACCGACTGAATGATAATAGTCTTTGTCTTCTTATGGAGATTTGGTTGAATTTCCTTGTGCAAAGACAAGGTAACATTTGAAATAACTATTATGCCTTGATCGTCTAGTCATTATATAAATCACTGCCTTACCTTGTCCATGCTCGTCTTATTTGGGCTGCTTTGTTGAGATAGGATTACTATCTCTCTCCAAGAAattttctgatgtttgatgTTTGCTGCAAGTGTATGGAGTATAGATAGTAGAACAACACCCATGCTATTTGTAGTGACTTGGATTTTTTCTTGTCACAGTAGTTTTGTGGGAAGACCCTTCTAATACAAGGTTCAATTTTGAATTCTAGAGAGCTGATATATTTTACTCATAGCATATGTCTGAGGCTGGGAACATAAGTGTTTCTCCATCACAAGTTAGTTCTCAAACTAAAAGTTACTCATGCCCTTCACAAACTAAACTGGAAAATACTCATGAATTTACTGCTGAATATAACTGTGGTGGATATTCGGAAGAGAAACATAAGCTTGAGTCTGAAATCATACAAACTGAAGCCGGAGATAGCGGTACTGCAGTTCTCCAATCTGGTGCTGGGGAAACTGTGGAACCATCTACTGAAGATGTAACAAACAATTCTTTTACTGATTTGGATCCACCTCCCGAAGATGCCAGGGGTGCTACTTTTGATGAAAGTTCAAGACCTATACTAACTGCTACAGATCAGAAACTCGAGCCAGGTGCTAGTAGTGTGAATACTGCATGTACGCATGGTGAATCATCAAAAGCAACTGACTCTGGTATTCTACAGGATGAACCTGGAAATACCAATGCTGCATCATCAAGCTGCATTGCTAATGAAACCTCACAAGCATCACTTGAAAATCTAGCCAATAATTCTTGTACTGAAGATGTGGGTCCGCTGGATGGAGATGCAAGCACGGGTAACCAGATTGATAAAAGTTCATACCCTCAACAAACTATATCTGGACATACACTTGAGTTACTTTCTGACAGAGCTTGTTGTGAACCATCAGAAGAAAGACAGAAGCCTGGATCTGAACTTTCAGAAAATGAATCAACGGGAATTGACACTGAATTACATAGTGGCATTGCTATCAAGAATTCAGAGCCGCTTACTCAACTTGTGACCAAGAGTTCTCCTATCAAAAATGTAGGCTTGCTTCCTGGTGACAGCATCATCATTCCTGCAAATGAACAAACAAGACCAACTCATGATGATGAGGACAAAGGCCCAGATCATGAACATTTGGAAACACCATCTAGAGTTGCTATTGGTATTACTAGACGCGGTAGACCTAGTGGTAAGAGTGCTTCAAGATTGTCAAGGAAGATATATATGTTAAGATCTTTGAGAAGTAGTGATAGAGTTCTCCGGTCAAGATCACAAGAGAAACCTAAAGCTCCTGAATCAAGTAATAATTCAGGTAATGTTAATTCCACTGGTgataaaaaagggaaaagaaggaaaaagagaagaggaaagaATATTGTTGCTGATGAATATTCCAGAATCAGGGCACATCTTAGGTACTTATTGAATCGGATGAGCTATGAGCAAAGCTTGATCACTGCTTATTCCGGGGAAGGCTGGAAAGGACTTAGGTGTGTACTATTCTACCACAAAGTTTTTCTGTagccttttctttcattttgtttttaatgactttttaaattttgttctcttaatgtttttgttttgattttagcacaattttttttagcatggaAAGTTGCATCCAAATTTATGCGCTGACTATCCACCAAGGACTCATTGCATTTGGAAGAGGCCAACATCagagaaaacaaatatagaacAGGAATCTTTATAGCCACACTTgcaaagaattaaaagttatttacGTTGGATAAACTTTTGATGCTTGTCTTTGAACCAGATGATCATTAGTGTCAATTGTGTCCATTATGAGAAGTGCTATACAAATGAGCAGTGGGATCAATAAAGGATgctggtttaatttttttgaaacaaggAATTTAAGATGATGTTAGTTCAGCTTTCAGTGTTATTGCCAAGTAATAACCCTCTTCTCCGGTGCATCTCCCTCCCTCCTTGTGTGCATAGATCTGAGCCCATCCTTTTCCTTTAAAAACTTCCATTGCTTATAATATCGTGTATGTGGCAAAATATCTCAGTATCTTTGTCAAGGAGGCTAATTTGATGAGCTAGAGAATTGTTCTTGCTTGGTATGATTATGAGAAATAGAAGGAAacccttttgttttaaaatgaaatccAGTTTGACCTGCcctttaaaatgatttgatcTCAAGCTCTTTTTTACACACTGTGTAGCGATCTTTTCTCCACTGGagagttttatctttttttctttgacacGTGTAACTTTCCAGCCTCGAAAAGTTAAAGCCTGAGAAGGAGTTGCAGCGAGCCACATCTGAAATTACCAGACGCAAAGTGAAAATAAGGGATTTATTTCAACATATTGATTCTCTGTGCAGCGAAGGAAGGTTCCCATCATCTTTATTTGATTCTGAAGGACAGATTGACAGTGAGGatgtaggaatttttttttttaatttgtcataTTCTCTTGTTAACAAGCTTCTTATTTCCATGATTGTTGCTGTTTAGGATGGTTCTTATAACAGTGAATATCTCTTGGAGTGTAATTGCTTAGACAATTCATTTGTGGCAGATATTCTGTGCAAAATGTGGGTCCAAAGATTTGAATGCTGATAATGATATTATACTATGTGATGGTGCTTGTGACAGAGGATTTCATCAGTTCTGTTTGATACCACCATTATTAAGAGAAGACAGTAATGCTCTATCCACTTGTTTGATGGCACTGAGTTGAATAATTGTTCCTGAGTTACTTCTCTGGTCATTTATACTTTCCTGATTGCATGTTTTCATTTCTCCTTTAGTTCCTCCTGATGATGAGGGCTGGTTATGCCCTGGATGTGATTGCAAAGTTGACTGCATTGGCTTGCTTAACGATTCTCAAGGAACAAATATATCTATCAGTGATAGCTGGGAGGTAATCATGCAGTCCCCAGCcttaatatttgttaattacaAACTTGTGTTCATTCCTTATTGTACTCCTATCCGATGTGCAGAAAGTTTTCCCTGAGGCTGCTGCCACAGCGTCTGGACAAAAACTGGATCACAACTTTGGACCATCTTCTGATGATTCTGATGATAATGATTATGATCCTGATGGTCCAGATATTGATAAGAAGAGTCAGGAGGAGGAATCGAGCTCTGACGAATCTGACTTCACTTCTGCATCTGATGAATTCAAGGCTCCCCCTGATGGCAAAGAGTACTTGGGGCTCTCTTCTGATGATTCAGAGGATGATGACTATGATCCTGATTCTCCAGTTCTTGAGGATAAGATGAAGCAGGAAAGTTCAAGTTCTGATTTTACATCAGACTCTGAGGATCTTGCTGCCACTATTAATAGTGATGGGTTGTCTTTAGAAGATGAATGTCACATGCCTATTGAACCTCGTGGAGTTTCTAATGGGAGGAAATCTAAATTTGATGGAAAGAAGATGCAGTCTTTAAACAGCGAGCTTTTATCCATGCTAGAACCAGATCTGTGCCAAGATGAGTCTCCAACTGTTTCTGGAAAAAGAAATGTCGACAGATTGGACTACAAGAAGCTCTATGATGTGAGTGCCTCTGATCTTACAATATTTGAAACAGCTTTTCTATCATATAGTCTTGGCACTTTTTTGGTGGTTGTTTAACACACATATATTCCAAGCATGATCCTGTAATTAGAATCATGTCCCGATCTTTTGTTTCAAATGGGTGTTTTACCTGCTTTTTTTTGAGAAGTGAAGGAATTGTGAttctttccataaaaaataaattattttaacctgACTACTATTTGTTCCACTCTTTTACAGAGAAGCGCACCATTTATAGAGAACAAGGAATTATTGATAGATGTCATGTACTATACACATTCTCATGGAATTAGATTATATATCAAAGCATAACTTGCTAATGCCAAATACTTGTGATTGTTGGAagcaaatataatattaatgctTCCATATGAATGTGGTGCCCTTACATATGTATAGAAAATAGTTGTGCTACATATTAGATAACACTATATCCATTGCATTCCTCTGCAAATATTTTTCCTAAAGCAATAAAGATAAAGCCTCTCgagcaaaaatattttcagaattatttcaCATTAAATTTTGTCCACCTTCTGTCTTCATAGAGGTTTAAACTTAGTTTCAAATATGcagattttattcttgatatggtccaaatttttaatcatatgatgttttctttcaatagtttaatttcatgtttctgTGCTCTGTGAAGGAAACGTATGGAAACATTTCTACTTCAAGTGATGATGATTACACTGATACTGTTGGGCCAAGGAAGAGGAGGAAAAATACTGGAGATGTTGCTACAGTGACAGCTAATGGAGATGCCACTGTTACCGAGAATGGAATGAATAGCAAGAATATGAACCAGGAATTTAAGGAGAACAAACGTAATCCTGAGAGAGGAACTTGCCAAAACTCGAGCTTTCAAGAAACAAATGTTTCCCCAGCTGAATCATATGTTGGTTCAAGTCGTAAAAGCGGTAGGCCCTCTGCTTATAAAAAACTTGGAGAAGCTGTAACTCAGGTATGTTTTTGTGAGTTATTTGTTTCATATGCTCAACAGTTCTAATAACCCATCAATTCTTAATTGAGTTGAGGATACCATGCCATCATTCTATATTATATCCTTTTTCATTAAGGTGCAGGGTCTTATTGAAAATATacaatatggtttttttttgccctttttagaatgagaacaaaataaataatcttttttttcccctttagtCCTCAGCGTttcatattattctttaacCTTTCAGTCACTTTTCAAACGTCTCACTGAGTGAATGCTGGTCTGTGTTTAGTTGGCATTTTTCTTAGGCCTTAAAGTTTGCTTTAACAAATTTACACTTTTGCATGCAAGCTTCAGCCATGATCCACTTACATTAGAAACTTTTGTAGTACTTCTCAAAGAGTGCTTGTGCAAAATCATCCTCGTCTTGCTTTCGACCTACAAAAGCTGCTTATTTGGTTTTTGAAGAAAGAGAAATATCTGAGATTGATATGGAGAGAACCATTATCTATTTTGCAATTTGCAAGATGTTTTGGGAATCATGGTGTTACGCCATTAtcatttttctataatataatttttgttcCCCCCCTCCTCTCTCTGATACACGCGCACAGAATTGTAGAGGAGGTAAAGGTGTTGATCATTTTTGTATGCAGAGACTGTACAGTTACTTCAAGGAAAATCAGTATCCAGACCGAGCTGCAAAAGCAAGCTTGGCAGAAGAGCTAGGAATTACTTTTGAGCAGGTCATACAAATGGGAAACTGTTTCATTCATTCTAAAATTTACTCTTATGGGTTAAAGATAAGAGAGCATAGTTTCACGCTTTTCTTACCTAGAAGTTGTCTTATGCAGGTTAACAAGTGGTTTGTGAATGCTCGTTGGAGCTTCAACCATTCATCATCTACAGGTACAAGTAAAGCTGAAAGTGCTTCTGGAAAAGGTAGCTGTGATGGCCAAGTGAGGGATAGTGAATCGAAGAACCGAAAGagcaataaacaaaaaactaacACCCCGAAATCTAGGAGATAATGTGAATTAGATTATTGAACATCTTTTATGGAAACAAGAATGGAGAAAGAAGTTCATTTACCCGAAGCTCTTTAGATTCAGGTTTGTTCGACAAGAAGGAAAGATTTTGGTTGggaaatcaattttattctatGCTCCTTGTAGACGAACTGACCATTTACCTTCTGCAAGAGCAAGATGTTAGGAGATGATATGCTGGTTTTATTGTGAAGGATTAACTCTGCCATGAAGGTGACCAATGACGCCACTGCTGTACTGTAATTGGTGATGTGCTCACTGCTCCagctttcttttttaagttccctttttaaaaaaacattcaactcCATTCACAAGGATTCTTACACACAAAAAAAGTTGAGCGAGTCCAGCTCGTCATCaattcctttatttttaaatttgtaatgagcATTAAAATTTGTTCGCTACGTTAAATCTGTAAGCCACGAATTTATGAACAATTGCTTTACTTGTAGCATGCTTTTTGCGTGCTTGAGCATGCAATTTGGTATGCAAAATAACGGACAACCTAAAACATAGAGAAACAACATTCTGGAAAAGGCGTGTTTGGCCATTAACAGAAAATCAGTGGACTTTCATTTCATCAACTGGGGACACGAAGGTATTTTGACTGTTGTGTTTGATCCAGTTGAAGAATGCTCTGCAGTCATGCCATAACTTGCAAAACGTGAAGCTTGACCTGGCAGCCGTGTTCgcccttataaaaaaaagagtaatgatTCTTCAccgaataataataataataataatataatgggAGTAAGATTGTAAGCCATCCAATCAGATGATCACGGTGAGAGTCATTAGTGGGTTTcactaatcaaataatttatatttttccttataaaataacattattcttTTGGTTATGAATATTCTGGCTCGACGCAAAGCTACAAGTCTACCCTACCCAACTtatgtttctttatttgttcttgagatttttattcttaattttgttaTGCACATCACCCGCTCCGACATTTCTGAGCCTTTTgattcttataaataaaagtcTGGCGGGGAAGTGTGTTTTATTAATAGCTCATGTGACATTAAAAATCTTTGATTCCTGGGTGAAGATAATTAGGACGGTGGAGTGTCATCGTTTTCAACCCGATTGACctaattaataatgttttatgacttcaaatcaaatctctaCTGGCAAGCCCCAAAATTACGTACAATGGAAAAATAGCCCATATAGAAATTAGGTTTGATCTCGGATCCAAATGAAAGCTATAAGAAATCAATTTTATCCAGCtgtttttctcccttttctttctttatctcgAGCGTTCTATAAATAAACCCATCCCGTGCTACCATCAGCCCAAAACTAAGAAGGTAGGTTTCTCAAGAGGCCCATATTCCTTTCACGAAAACGACACCGCTTGCTCTTCgattgaagaagaaaatctcCCGCCCAAAGAAAACACACGCAAAAAATAAATCTGTTAACTTAACTTAACGCGCTTCTAATAGAACAAGCTCGCCATTCTCCAATAATAAAAGTACATAAAACTAACTGCCTTgatcttctcttctccttcctccGTCTCTGTCTCTGACATTAAAGAGATAAAAGAGACTTTTCACAATAGACATGAGCGAGAATGAGAATCACGTGCAATCCACGcgctcatcatcatcatcatcatccaggAAACGGGCCCCAAAGGCTCACCACCCTCTGCCACCCTCCAAGAAGAGGCGAGTCCCACTGGGTGAACTCACAAACTCTCTCCATATCACCACCAACAACTCGGATTGCAATATCAGCGAGTCTAAGTATGCGGCCAAAGAGGATGACTCGCCACCACCAAGTACTGCGTCAAGTCGGGACTCGGATTTCGAGACCACCCCGAAGAATGAATGTGAAGTGAAGGAGGGGAATCATAACGATTTAGAAAAGTTTCCGAGCACTGAGTCCATTCAAAAATCAGGGTTAAGGAGGTGTTCTTACACGTCCTCTATCTATCGATATCTTCACTCCTTGGAGGtattagtaattaattaattaatagcatgctgttcttttcttaattgatttctgGGTTTTGAATTTGGTGGTGTCGTTTTCCTTCATTTTAATGAGAAACCAATGAAACAAGAACTTTGGATTTAACCAGTAAGAGAAACAAGGGTTTTGCCTTTGATCAGgagattttttgttgttgtcccccgcctccctccctctccatACAACATAAGTACTCCTACTGCTTGTTTGTGTTCATTTTGGTTTTGGGTTCGATGATTTTTACTGTTTTGACGGGTAAGATGATTGAAaacaagagggaaaaaaaagaaattttggtCTCTTGCCTCTGGATTTGGAGGATGCGTTTCCTATTTTGCTGACATGTAAATTAGGTGTGTGTCAAGTTGGAGTTCTTTTTGCATAGATTTAGTAAATTTAGACTTACACCGATCAAATTATGAAGTTTCGCAACACTAATCAATTGTACCAGAGGGGATCACTGCTTTTTTACATAGGCTGGGTCCATGTGACAATTTTTTCACATGTTGGGTTTATGTAGTTTCTAATTTCGGTGATTTAGTTTGGATTTGTTCATTAGGTATCTGggctcttttttgttttctcactAAATGAATTCAGTATCTTACTTTTATAACACAGTTGGaaactacaaaattaaaaaataatgattggtTATTCAGATGGAGGGCAATAGAAGGTGCCTGTCAAATTACATGCGGGAGGTGCAGGATGATGTATCAGGCAATATGCGGGAAATTCTAGTGGATTGGTTAGTGGAAGTTGCAGAAGAATACAGACTTGTCTCAGACACCCTTTATCTCACTGTATCGTATATCGATAGGTTTCTATCTTCGCAGGCTTTGAGTAGGAACAATCTACAGCTTCTTGGTGTTTCTTGCATGCTTATTGCCTCGTAAAAAGACGACTCTCTATATTGTTGTTCTGTTTTCTGTTAGTTATTCATTGGTGTTCCACTTCTGTAATGCTAATTACTAATGCTTTGATGACGCAGGAAGTATGAAGAGATTAGTCCTCCACAAGTCGAGAGCTTTTGCCACATAACAGACAACACTTACACCAAGGATCAGGTGTGTCTCTCTGTAAGATTAAgggaaataaattaaactgaaaTTGAACTTGTTAAGTAACTGAAACAAATTAAACTGAAATTGAATTTGTTAAGTAACTGAACTAGTTGTATTatgtattcaattttttcatgttttaagaaTTGCTTGATGCgaacttcaattattttatttttcatcaatttttgaCAGCTAAACTCAGCACTTTGGTTTCATGTTTTTGGTTGAGTATTTAATTTGGGTAAATGTGCAGGTACTTGATATGGAGAAACAAGTACTTAAATCCTTGAACTATGAAATGGGTGCTCctacaacaataaattttctcaggcaagttttttaaaaaaaactggcAGTACGTTATTGCATTTAATGAATTCTTTTTCCTTGTCCCATTTATGATTCCTACCTGAAAGCCAGTCCTACTAACAACACATCATTTTGGATATGCAGAATCTTGCTGAAAGCTGCTCAAGAGAATTGCGAAGTAGGCTAACCTATTTATGCTGTATTCAGAATGTTTTTTGCttgttctcctttttctttccccTTCAACTAATTCTTACTCTGTAAAAAATGTTCTTTTCAGTCTTCTGATTTGCAATTCGAGCTCTTGAGTTGTTATCTGGCGGAGCTAAGTTTGTTAGAATATGGGTGCATGCGCTTCTTACCATCAATGATTGCTGCGTCAGCTGTTTTCCTTTCAAGTTTCACGATCCAGCCACAGATGCATCCTtgggtaaaaaatataatttccctGGAATATTCAAGTTTCTGAATGTTTCATTATGCCTGAGAATTTTAATTGTAGACTTGAGTGAGCATTGCAATTCTCAGCTTTGGAGAGACATTGATATTTGGAAATATCCTTAATAGTGTAAAGAACACAGGCAGCCAATCATAAATTCGTTGGTTTGTGATTTTGTAATAGCATCTACAAACTCAGTATGAGAAAAGATTATGAATATTTAGAACTGGAAGTGGCTCAGGCTGATTGCAACAGGCAGAAGTGAATAATTTCCTGGATATTGAGAGATGGATGATAAAATCAGGAAATCTTGAATTTTAGTCCTACTTTAACATTGCTGCATCATTTGCAAATGTTTTCTTTCTAATTATGTTTGTGTGCCTCTTCAGAGTATGACATTGCAGCATCATTCAGGTTACAGACCATCTGACCTAAAGGAATGTGTTCTTGCTATTCATGACATTcaattaaatagaaaaggaagctCTTCGCGAGCAGTGAGAGATAAATACACACAGAACAAGGTATTCCAGTTTACAGTATCTGCATTTGTTTCTGATCTCATGTGCTTACCTTCCAAAGAAACTGGTTTGAGAAATGGCTGTATGATTCATTGGATTCCTGCCATTTTTCTGTTGATTGCACAACTATGGCTTATAAAATTTAGGACACGGGGTTGCagctaataaatattaatatggtGATAttccttccttctcttcttctgttttccTGGGGACAGTTTAAGCATGTGGCAACTTTATCTCCTCCCTCAGAAGTTCCTGGGTGTTACTTTGCGGCCATCAATGAGCTATGCT
Coding sequences within it:
- the LOC118059142 gene encoding homeobox protein HAT3.1 yields the protein MSEAGNISVSPSQVSSQTKSYSCPSQTKLENTHEFTAEYNCGGYSEEKHKLESEIIQTEAGDSGTAVLQSGAGETVEPSTEDVTNNSFTDLDPPPEDARGATFDESSRPILTATDQKLEPGASSVNTACTHGESSKATDSGILQDEPGNTNAASSSCIANETSQASLENLANNSCTEDVGPLDGDASTGNQIDKSSYPQQTISGHTLELLSDRACCEPSEERQKPGSELSENESTGIDTELHSGIAIKNSEPLTQLVTKSSPIKNVGLLPGDSIIIPANEQTRPTHDDEDKGPDHEHLETPSRVAIGITRRGRPSGKSASRLSRKIYMLRSLRSSDRVLRSRSQEKPKAPESSNNSGNVNSTGDKKGKRRKKRRGKNIVADEYSRIRAHLRYLLNRMSYEQSLITAYSGEGWKGLSLEKLKPEKELQRATSEITRRKVKIRDLFQHIDSLCSEGRFPSSLFDSEGQIDSEDIFCAKCGSKDLNADNDIILCDGACDRGFHQFCLIPPLLREDIPPDDEGWLCPGCDCKVDCIGLLNDSQGTNISISDSWEKVFPEAAATASGQKLDHNFGPSSDDSDDNDYDPDGPDIDKKSQEEESSSDESDFTSASDEFKAPPDGKEYLGLSSDDSEDDDYDPDSPVLEDKMKQESSSSDFTSDSEDLAATINSDGLSLEDECHMPIEPRGVSNGRKSKFDGKKMQSLNSELLSMLEPDLCQDESPTVSGKRNVDRLDYKKLYDETYGNISTSSDDDYTDTVGPRKRRKNTGDVATVTANGDATVTENGMNSKNMNQEFKENKRNPERGTCQNSSFQETNVSPAESYVGSSRKSGRPSAYKKLGEAVTQRLYSYFKENQYPDRAAKASLAEELGITFEQVNKWFVNARWSFNHSSSTGTSKAESASGKGSCDGQVRDSESKNRKSNKQKTNTPKSRR
- the LOC118059143 gene encoding G2/mitotic-specific cyclin C13-1, which produces MSENENHVQSTRSSSSSSSRKRAPKAHHPLPPSKKRRVPLGELTNSLHITTNNSDCNISESKYAAKEDDSPPPSTASSRDSDFETTPKNECEVKEGNHNDLEKFPSTESIQKSGLRRCSYTSSIYRYLHSLEMEGNRRCLSNYMREVQDDVSGNMREILVDWLVEVAEEYRLVSDTLYLTVSYIDRFLSSQALSRNNLQLLGVSCMLIASKYEEISPPQVESFCHITDNTYTKDQVLDMEKQVLKSLNYEMGAPTTINFLRILLKAAQENCESSDLQFELLSCYLAELSLLEYGCMRFLPSMIAASAVFLSSFTIQPQMHPWSMTLQHHSGYRPSDLKECVLAIHDIQLNRKGSSSRAVRDKYTQNKFKHVATLSPPSEVPGCYFAAINELCSVRFSRMR